In Chryseobacterium shigense, the following proteins share a genomic window:
- a CDS encoding dihydrolipoamide acetyltransferase family protein, translated as MAEYKLLLPSMGEGVMEATIITWLFNEGDNVKEDDSVVEIATDKVDSDVPTPVSGKIVKILKQKDEVAQVGEAIAILEIEGEGGNTASEEVKTETPAAAPDQETLKTIEEPLKVAANAEFSGDIYLSPLVKSIAQQENISESELKSIKGSGLEGRITKEDILAYVSNRGNQPVQQAAPVQTPAPAPSAAPVATPVSTVQTAAGDEIIPMDRMRKIIAENMVKAKQIAPHVTSFIETDVTNVVKWRNKHKDIFEKREGEKLTFMPIFVKAVVKAIQDFPMINVSINGENIIKKKNINIGMATALPDGNLIVPVIKNADQLSLSGLAKAINDLAYRARNKKLRPEDTQGATYTISNVGSFGNLMGTPIIPQPQVAILAIGAIVKKPAVLETKDGDVIAIRQLMFMSHSYDHRVVDGSLGGMMLKHVHDYLQNWDLNTEI; from the coding sequence ATGGCAGAATACAAATTATTGCTTCCTTCCATGGGAGAAGGTGTTATGGAAGCGACAATTATCACCTGGTTGTTCAATGAAGGTGATAATGTAAAAGAGGATGATTCCGTAGTTGAAATTGCAACAGATAAGGTAGATTCAGACGTTCCGACACCGGTTTCGGGGAAAATTGTAAAAATCCTGAAACAGAAGGACGAAGTTGCCCAAGTAGGTGAAGCCATTGCTATTTTAGAAATTGAAGGAGAAGGCGGAAATACAGCTTCGGAGGAGGTAAAAACAGAAACTCCTGCTGCTGCTCCTGATCAGGAAACTTTAAAGACCATTGAAGAGCCATTAAAAGTTGCTGCCAATGCAGAATTCTCAGGAGACATTTACCTGTCACCTCTTGTAAAATCAATTGCACAACAGGAAAACATCTCTGAATCTGAGCTGAAATCTATCAAAGGAAGCGGTTTAGAAGGAAGAATTACAAAAGAAGATATATTAGCCTACGTTTCCAACAGAGGAAACCAGCCTGTTCAGCAGGCAGCGCCGGTACAAACTCCGGCCCCAGCCCCATCAGCAGCTCCTGTAGCGACACCGGTTTCTACGGTTCAGACAGCAGCAGGCGATGAAATCATTCCAATGGACAGAATGAGAAAAATCATCGCTGAAAACATGGTGAAAGCCAAGCAAATTGCTCCGCACGTTACTTCTTTTATTGAAACAGACGTTACCAACGTTGTAAAATGGAGAAACAAGCATAAAGATATTTTCGAAAAACGTGAGGGTGAAAAACTGACGTTCATGCCGATTTTCGTGAAAGCTGTAGTAAAAGCTATCCAGGATTTCCCTATGATTAACGTTTCTATCAATGGTGAAAATATCATTAAAAAGAAAAATATCAACATTGGTATGGCTACTGCTTTACCGGACGGAAACCTTATCGTTCCTGTAATCAAAAATGCAGACCAGTTATCACTTTCAGGTCTCGCAAAAGCAATCAATGACCTGGCTTACAGAGCAAGAAATAAAAAATTAAGACCTGAAGATACCCAGGGAGCAACTTATACTATTTCTAACGTAGGAAGTTTCGGGAACCTTATGGGTACGCCTATTATTCCTCAGCCTCAGGTAGCTATTCTGGCTATTGGTGCAATCGTTAAAAAACCTGCCGTTCTTGAAACTAAAGACGGGGATGTAATTGCAATCCGTCAACTTATGTTCATGTCTCACTCTTACGACCACAGAGTAGTAGACGGTTCTTTAGGAGGAATGATGCTGAAGCATGTTCACGACTATCTTCAGAACTGGGATCTGAATACAGAAATATAA
- the rpsR gene encoding 30S ribosomal protein S18: MAIDEMAKQASAGGESEVKFLTPLDINTKSEKKYCRFKKYGIKHVDYKDADFLLQFVNEQGKILPRRYTGTSLKYQRKVSAAIKRARHLSLLPYVADLLK; encoded by the coding sequence ATGGCAATAGATGAAATGGCTAAACAAGCCTCAGCTGGAGGAGAATCAGAAGTAAAATTCCTTACTCCGCTTGATATCAATACAAAATCTGAAAAGAAATATTGTAGATTCAAAAAATACGGAATTAAGCACGTTGATTACAAAGATGCTGATTTCTTATTACAGTTTGTAAACGAGCAAGGTAAAATCTTACCAAGAAGATATACAGGAACTTCTTTAAAATACCAAAGAAAAGTTTCTGCTGCTATCAAAAGAGCAAGACACCTTTCTTTACTACCTTACGTAGCTGACTTATTGAAATAA
- a CDS encoding S-adenosyl-l-methionine hydroxide adenosyltransferase family protein → MSIITLTSDFGNLDYRVAAVKGKILSLNPKVNIVDITHDIQAFNLIQTSYIVRNAYKYFPKGTIHILSVDSFYNRSRKNILYKADGSYFLAADNGLLSLIFFDIKPEAIYEITLNNRFDDVVNFTSTDVFVPAAVHLANGGLPEVIGRKIDTSKQLLFPKPVFNESEKMIIGEVTYIDNFGNIISNISKDFFESSGKGNEGFTIKFRNLTLSRVYSSHTEVVSDWERETEFHGQSAAIFNDSQLLELTIYKGSKKNGAKSLFGLNVGENIYVEFV, encoded by the coding sequence ATGTCAATTATTACCCTTACTTCGGATTTCGGAAATTTAGATTACAGAGTTGCTGCTGTGAAAGGCAAAATTCTGTCTCTTAATCCCAAGGTTAATATCGTTGATATAACCCACGATATCCAGGCTTTCAACCTTATACAGACATCGTATATCGTGCGGAATGCATATAAATATTTTCCTAAAGGCACTATCCATATCCTTTCTGTAGACAGCTTTTACAACAGATCAAGGAAAAATATACTCTATAAAGCGGACGGCTCTTATTTTTTAGCCGCAGACAACGGGCTTTTAAGCCTTATATTTTTTGATATTAAACCGGAAGCCATATATGAAATCACTTTAAACAACCGTTTTGATGATGTGGTAAACTTTACTTCCACTGATGTTTTTGTACCTGCGGCAGTACATTTGGCCAATGGCGGACTTCCGGAAGTGATCGGGCGGAAAATAGATACATCCAAGCAACTCCTGTTCCCGAAACCGGTTTTCAATGAGTCTGAAAAAATGATTATCGGTGAAGTAACCTATATTGATAATTTCGGAAATATAATATCAAATATCAGTAAAGACTTTTTCGAAAGCAGTGGAAAAGGAAACGAAGGTTTTACTATAAAATTCAGAAATTTAACACTTTCAAGGGTGTATTCCAGTCATACGGAAGTCGTTTCTGACTGGGAAAGGGAAACGGAATTCCACGGACAGTCGGCAGCTATCTTCAATGACAGTCAGCTTTTGGAGCTTACCATCTATAAAGGAAGCAAAAAAAACGGAGCCAAAAGCCTGTTTGGACTTAATGTAGGCGAGAATATCTATGTTGAATTTGTCTAA
- a CDS encoding aldehyde dehydrogenase → MEIQEIINHQKDFFKTQQTKNIKFRKMYLEKLRELILKNEEHLYQAIYKDFGKSKFDTFTTEISFVLNDIDYYLKNLHSLSKPKKVRTNLVNQLGKSKIHPEPLGCVLVIGAWNYPYQLSLSPVIAALAAGNCCILKPSEIAENTMKAMARLINDNFPPEYLYVYEGGIDETTELLKLKFDKIFFTGSTRVGKIVYQAAAENLTPVVLELGGKSPAIVTKDANLETAAKRIVWGKFLNAGQTCVAPDYLLVEESIHEQFLEMMRKYITEFKYKPDSEQYTRIINQKNFQRLIKLITKEKIYFGGNSDEDKLFIEPTLLTHVDWEDDVMQEEIFGPILPVIGFTNFNMILNTILEHEKPLAAYLFTRNSEEKEAFTTKLSFGGGCINDVVMHLGNDRLPFGGVGNSGIGNYHGIYGFEALSHQKSILEKANWGEPDIKYPPYSEKKLSWIRKLL, encoded by the coding sequence ATGGAAATTCAGGAAATCATAAATCACCAGAAAGACTTTTTTAAAACACAGCAAACGAAGAATATTAAATTCAGGAAAATGTATCTTGAAAAGCTCCGGGAGCTTATTCTAAAGAATGAGGAACATCTATATCAAGCCATCTATAAAGATTTCGGCAAATCAAAATTTGATACTTTTACAACGGAAATTTCCTTTGTTCTGAATGATATTGATTATTATCTGAAGAATTTACATTCACTTTCAAAACCTAAAAAAGTCAGGACCAATCTGGTCAATCAGTTGGGAAAAAGCAAAATTCACCCGGAACCTTTGGGCTGTGTCCTGGTTATCGGTGCATGGAATTATCCTTATCAGTTGTCCCTCTCTCCTGTTATTGCAGCACTGGCAGCCGGAAACTGCTGTATTTTAAAGCCCAGTGAAATAGCAGAAAATACCATGAAGGCAATGGCAAGGCTCATCAATGATAATTTTCCGCCTGAATATCTGTATGTTTATGAAGGGGGTATTGATGAAACCACTGAGCTTTTGAAATTAAAATTCGATAAAATATTCTTTACAGGAAGCACCAGGGTTGGAAAGATTGTTTATCAGGCCGCTGCAGAAAATTTAACACCTGTGGTTCTTGAATTAGGCGGAAAATCTCCTGCTATTGTAACCAAAGACGCCAACCTTGAAACAGCCGCCAAAAGAATTGTATGGGGAAAATTTCTGAATGCCGGACAAACCTGCGTAGCTCCCGATTATCTTCTGGTTGAAGAATCCATCCATGAACAGTTTCTGGAAATGATGAGGAAATACATTACGGAATTTAAATACAAACCTGACTCTGAACAATATACAAGAATCATCAATCAAAAAAACTTTCAGCGGCTAATAAAGCTCATCACTAAAGAGAAAATTTATTTTGGCGGAAATTCTGACGAGGACAAACTTTTTATAGAGCCTACCCTCTTGACTCATGTTGATTGGGAAGATGATGTTATGCAGGAAGAAATTTTCGGGCCTATATTACCGGTTATTGGTTTTACCAACTTTAATATGATTCTCAATACCATTCTTGAACATGAAAAACCGCTTGCAGCCTATCTTTTTACCCGGAATTCTGAGGAAAAAGAAGCTTTTACCACGAAACTATCGTTTGGCGGCGGATGCATCAATGATGTAGTGATGCATTTAGGCAATGACCGTCTTCCTTTTGGGGGAGTCGGAAATTCAGGCATCGGGAATTATCATGGAATATATGGTTTTGAAGCTCTCTCCCATCAGAAATCTATTCTGGAAAAGGCAAACTGGGGTGAACCTGATATAAAATATCCTCCCTATTCGGAAAAAAAATTAAGCTGGATCAGAAAGCTGTTATAA
- the rpsF gene encoding 30S ribosomal protein S6, translated as MNNYETVFILTPVLSDAQVEEAVKKFEDLIKEKNCEIVAKENWGLKKLAYPIQLKKNGFYTLIEFKGEGTVVADLELAFKRDERVIRYLTTKLDKHAVEYAVTRRTKLKASRA; from the coding sequence ATGAACAATTACGAAACTGTTTTCATTTTAACTCCCGTTCTATCTGACGCTCAGGTGGAGGAAGCAGTGAAAAAATTTGAAGATCTTATCAAAGAAAAGAACTGTGAAATCGTTGCTAAAGAAAACTGGGGATTAAAAAAACTGGCTTATCCGATCCAATTGAAAAAGAACGGATTCTACACTTTAATCGAGTTTAAAGGTGAAGGTACTGTAGTTGCTGATCTAGAATTAGCTTTCAAACGTGACGAAAGAGTAATTCGTTACCTGACTACAAAGCTTGACAAACATGCTGTTGAGTATGCTGTAACCAGAAGAACTAAATTAAAAGCGTCAAGAGCTTAA
- a CDS encoding outer membrane beta-barrel protein, whose amino-acid sequence MKKLLLAGAVALFGLSNAQIAKGTTYLSGTLNFSSTHDNNDDSKVNDLTLVPTVGYFVGTNVAVGVGVGYASHVEKTEMASGYDKSTMQGVIVEPFVRKYWTLGEKLYIFGQLSVPMQFGNSKFEESIGNVTNTAKYDFNSFGVSIKPGLDYFLNKNWTIEATIGDFGYSNFKYKDAKSVDNYNFGLDLASVGIGVKYVFAK is encoded by the coding sequence ATGAAAAAATTATTATTAGCGGGTGCTGTTGCACTTTTTGGTTTATCTAATGCACAGATCGCAAAAGGTACTACTTATTTATCAGGAACTTTAAACTTTTCATCTACTCACGATAACAACGACGATTCAAAAGTAAATGATCTAACGCTAGTTCCTACTGTAGGATATTTCGTTGGAACTAATGTTGCTGTTGGGGTTGGAGTAGGATATGCTTCTCACGTTGAAAAAACTGAAATGGCTAGTGGTTATGATAAATCTACTATGCAAGGTGTTATTGTTGAGCCTTTCGTTAGAAAATACTGGACTTTAGGAGAAAAACTTTATATCTTCGGTCAGCTTTCTGTACCAATGCAGTTCGGAAACAGTAAATTTGAAGAGTCTATCGGAAACGTAACGAACACAGCAAAGTATGACTTCAATTCATTTGGTGTTTCTATCAAACCAGGTTTAGATTATTTCTTAAACAAAAACTGGACTATCGAAGCTACAATCGGAGATTTCGGATATAGCAACTTTAAGTACAAAGATGCTAAAAGCGTAGATAACTATAACTTCGGTCTTGACTTAGCGTCTGTAGGAATCGGTGTTAAATATGTTTTTGCTAAGTAA
- a CDS encoding chloride channel protein: MLKILSLIRKGLKKSFDNIRNEQLKNNLLQAIPFWIGSVITGFFAVMYAKVFAWGEHLLNFIIDWHSWMIFIIAPIGFVLSWWLVKEFAPNAKGSGIPQVMAAVELANPKEHTKIRSLLSLKIIVFKIISSVVLVIGGGAVGREGPTIQIAGSVFRKVNEYLPHWWPKISKKNMIMTGAAAGLAAAFNTPLGGIVFAVEELSKTHINYFKTALFTAVIIAGLTAQTLAGSYLYLGYPKTNDVSLMVMFPIILVAGVAGILASQLSVMMLKMSDWKKRKLKTDRANIAFLILCALFIASIAYFINREILGSGKEIMERVLFTKDKHEEWYVPVLRMLGPALSFTSGGAGGIFAPALTAGASIGSVISGLIHLTANETNVVILAGMVAFLTGITRAPFTSAIIVLEMTDRHSLIFHLMLAGMVSSIASILVSRHSLYDMIKVNFLTEIRAKE, from the coding sequence ATGCTGAAGATCCTATCCCTTATACGAAAAGGCCTTAAAAAATCTTTTGACAACATCCGAAACGAGCAGCTGAAAAACAATCTGCTACAGGCCATTCCTTTCTGGATAGGTTCTGTAATTACCGGATTTTTTGCGGTTATGTATGCCAAGGTATTTGCCTGGGGAGAACATCTTCTGAATTTCATTATAGACTGGCATTCATGGATGATTTTCATTATTGCGCCAATAGGTTTCGTACTTTCGTGGTGGCTGGTAAAAGAATTTGCCCCCAATGCCAAAGGAAGCGGTATTCCACAGGTGATGGCAGCCGTAGAACTTGCCAATCCAAAAGAGCATACCAAAATCAGAAGCCTTTTAAGCCTCAAAATCATTGTCTTTAAAATTATTTCATCTGTAGTTCTGGTGATCGGAGGCGGTGCTGTAGGACGTGAAGGGCCAACGATCCAGATTGCAGGTTCGGTGTTCAGGAAAGTAAATGAATATCTTCCGCACTGGTGGCCAAAAATTTCAAAGAAAAATATGATTATGACGGGGGCTGCAGCAGGGCTTGCGGCGGCATTTAACACCCCTTTGGGAGGAATTGTATTTGCCGTGGAAGAACTTTCAAAAACCCATATCAATTATTTTAAAACGGCTTTATTTACGGCAGTAATTATTGCTGGTTTAACCGCGCAGACCCTGGCAGGCTCCTATTTATATCTGGGCTATCCAAAAACGAATGATGTTTCCTTAATGGTTATGTTCCCGATTATCCTTGTAGCGGGAGTTGCAGGTATTCTTGCCAGCCAGTTGTCTGTAATGATGCTAAAAATGAGTGACTGGAAGAAAAGAAAACTTAAAACAGACAGAGCCAACATAGCTTTTCTTATACTTTGCGCCCTGTTTATTGCTTCCATCGCTTATTTTATTAACCGGGAAATCCTCGGCTCCGGAAAAGAAATTATGGAGCGTGTTCTTTTTACCAAAGATAAACATGAAGAATGGTACGTTCCGGTCTTAAGAATGCTTGGTCCTGCCCTGTCTTTTACATCAGGCGGTGCCGGAGGAATTTTTGCCCCCGCTCTTACTGCCGGAGCGAGTATAGGATCTGTAATTTCAGGCTTGATTCATTTGACCGCCAATGAGACCAATGTGGTTATTCTTGCAGGAATGGTCGCTTTTCTTACCGGAATTACCAGGGCACCGTTTACATCTGCCATTATTGTGCTTGAAATGACAGACAGGCATTCTCTCATCTTTCATCTGATGCTGGCCGGAATGGTTTCTTCCATCGCTTCAATTCTGGTGAGCAGGCATTCATTGTATGACATGATTAAAGTGAATTTTTTAACCGAAATCAGAGCGAAGGAATAA
- the rplI gene encoding 50S ribosomal protein L9 encodes MDIILKKDVENLGLEFDTVSVKPGYARNFLIPQGFALLATPKNKAALEATLEARKEEEAKLIATANGVVEQLKKTSVTIPAKVGTGDKLFGSINNADLAEALGKAGVSVEKKYIKIPGNTIKRTGKFAALIRLHRNVEYNYEFDIVSDAPVVAAPAAKKEEVKSEEEA; translated from the coding sequence ATGGATATCATCCTAAAAAAAGACGTAGAAAACTTAGGACTTGAGTTTGATACAGTAAGCGTAAAGCCTGGTTATGCCAGAAACTTCTTAATCCCTCAGGGATTTGCACTTTTAGCTACTCCTAAAAACAAAGCAGCTTTAGAAGCTACTTTAGAAGCTAGAAAAGAAGAAGAAGCTAAATTAATCGCTACAGCTAACGGTGTAGTTGAGCAATTGAAGAAAACATCTGTTACTATTCCTGCAAAAGTAGGTACTGGTGACAAATTATTCGGATCTATCAACAATGCTGATCTTGCTGAAGCTTTAGGAAAAGCTGGTGTTTCTGTAGAGAAAAAATACATCAAAATTCCTGGTAACACCATTAAGAGAACTGGTAAATTCGCAGCTCTTATCAGACTTCACAGAAATGTTGAGTACAACTATGAATTTGACATCGTATCTGACGCTCCTGTAGTAGCTGCTCCAGCTGCTAAAAAAGAGGAAGTTAAATCTGAAGAAGAAGCTTAA
- a CDS encoding thioredoxin family protein, translating to MKKLSIISFLGLSIFAFSQEIKNTPEGRKPENALLVKADHAELDAKKKAAEEKAKLPKPYDPKANAEADINKLIAQAKKEGKNIMIQAGGNWCIWCLRFNNFVQNTPELKETADKNYLYYHLNYSPDNKNEKVFAKYVDINEKLGYPFFIVLDKNGKIVHVLKDSSVLEEGKGYSKDKVKEFFNQWAPKS from the coding sequence ATGAAAAAATTGTCGATCATATCCTTTCTTGGACTCAGCATATTTGCTTTTTCCCAGGAAATCAAAAATACACCGGAAGGAAGAAAACCAGAGAACGCCCTTTTGGTGAAAGCTGATCATGCAGAGCTGGATGCGAAAAAGAAAGCAGCAGAGGAAAAAGCAAAACTTCCAAAGCCTTATGATCCAAAAGCCAATGCAGAAGCTGATATTAACAAGCTGATTGCCCAGGCTAAAAAAGAAGGAAAGAATATCATGATCCAGGCCGGGGGAAACTGGTGTATCTGGTGTCTCCGTTTTAATAATTTTGTACAAAACACGCCTGAACTAAAGGAAACTGCAGATAAAAACTATTTATATTATCACCTGAATTATTCTCCGGATAATAAAAATGAAAAAGTTTTTGCCAAATATGTAGACATTAATGAGAAGCTTGGATATCCATTTTTCATTGTTTTAGATAAAAATGGCAAAATAGTTCATGTTCTGAAAGACAGTTCGGTTCTTGAGGAAGGAAAAGGGTACAGTAAAGACAAAGTAAAAGAGTTCTTTAATCAATGGGCTCCAAAATCTTAA
- a CDS encoding lysophospholipid acyltransferase family protein, which produces MDFLIKILYFISKLPLKVLYIFSDVIFFLNYYLVGYRKNVITQNLKNSFPEKSEEEIRDIRKKFYLNFSDYLVETIKSFSISETESRVRMQHINQELFHEAKAEGKNVIMLAGHVFNWEWINALARIIPQKHCHPVYRKVNSDFWENQMKKVRNKFGNEALEANEVIMNIFRSKNDGESAYMFVADQTPHVAHVNYGLEFLNQKTPAFIGYDKLATRMDLAFIYCEMKRVKRGYYQVNYHRIYPDGEKFTEHEVVRKFHKLLENTLHKHPDNYLWSHRKWKYQDAIKTFDAEKI; this is translated from the coding sequence ATGGATTTCTTAATCAAAATATTATATTTCATTTCTAAGCTTCCGCTCAAAGTATTATATATTTTTTCGGACGTTATTTTTTTCCTAAACTATTACCTGGTAGGTTACAGGAAGAACGTAATTACACAAAACCTCAAAAACTCTTTTCCTGAAAAATCAGAAGAAGAGATCAGGGATATCAGAAAGAAATTTTACCTCAATTTTTCAGATTATCTTGTAGAAACCATTAAATCTTTCAGCATTTCTGAGACAGAATCGCGGGTAAGGATGCAGCACATCAACCAGGAATTATTTCATGAGGCAAAAGCAGAGGGTAAAAATGTTATTATGCTTGCCGGACATGTATTCAACTGGGAATGGATCAATGCGCTTGCAAGAATTATTCCGCAGAAACACTGCCATCCTGTATACAGAAAGGTAAACAGTGATTTCTGGGAAAACCAGATGAAGAAAGTAAGGAATAAATTCGGAAACGAAGCCCTGGAAGCCAATGAAGTAATTATGAATATCTTCAGGTCTAAAAATGACGGCGAATCGGCTTATATGTTTGTAGCAGACCAGACCCCACACGTTGCCCATGTGAACTACGGATTAGAATTCTTAAATCAGAAGACACCTGCTTTTATAGGATACGATAAACTGGCTACCAGAATGGACCTCGCTTTTATTTACTGCGAAATGAAGAGGGTAAAAAGAGGCTATTACCAGGTAAACTATCACAGGATTTATCCTGACGGTGAAAAGTTTACAGAACATGAAGTGGTAAGAAAATTCCATAAACTTCTGGAAAATACTCTGCACAAGCATCCGGATAATTATCTCTGGTCTCACAGAAAATGGAAATACCAGGATGCCATTAAAACTTTTGATGCTGAAAAAATATAA
- a CDS encoding PhoH family protein — protein MFELTYDLEGIDAKTFYGVNNQYFNLLKSSFPTIKITGRDHFIFAMGNQEALDILKQKLDDIVNFISKNNSIALKDVENILNIKDENEKQLVFDQDIIVKGVNGKIIKAKTTNLKKLVKETEKKDMVFAIGPAGTGKTYTSVALAARALRDKEVKRIVLTRPAVEAGESLGFLPGDLKEKLDPYLQPLYDALRDMIPHEKLEGFMEKKVIEVAPLAFMRGRTLDDAFVILDEAQNTTHAQMKMFLTRMGMNAKFIITGDPSQIDLPPKQQSGLKEAMRILKDVKEIGFVHLTEEDVVRHPVVKKIILAYNEEDKRLKD, from the coding sequence ATGTTTGAATTAACATATGATTTGGAAGGTATCGATGCAAAGACTTTCTATGGCGTTAATAACCAATATTTCAACTTATTAAAATCAAGCTTTCCTACCATTAAGATCACCGGAAGAGACCATTTTATCTTCGCAATGGGTAATCAGGAAGCTTTAGATATATTAAAACAAAAACTGGACGACATTGTTAATTTTATCTCTAAAAATAATTCTATTGCCCTGAAAGACGTTGAAAATATCCTAAATATTAAAGATGAGAACGAAAAGCAATTGGTTTTCGATCAGGATATTATTGTAAAAGGAGTAAACGGTAAGATCATCAAGGCCAAAACCACCAATCTTAAAAAGCTGGTCAAAGAAACGGAGAAAAAAGATATGGTTTTTGCCATCGGACCGGCGGGAACCGGAAAAACTTATACGAGTGTGGCATTGGCTGCAAGAGCTTTAAGAGATAAAGAAGTAAAAAGAATTGTTCTTACCAGGCCTGCCGTAGAAGCAGGAGAGAGTCTTGGATTTTTACCGGGAGATCTTAAAGAAAAACTGGATCCGTATTTACAGCCTTTATATGATGCACTGAGAGATATGATCCCTCACGAAAAGCTGGAAGGTTTTATGGAGAAAAAAGTGATTGAAGTGGCTCCGCTGGCTTTTATGAGAGGGCGTACGCTGGATGATGCCTTTGTAATTCTGGATGAAGCCCAGAACACTACGCATGCCCAGATGAAAATGTTCCTTACAAGAATGGGAATGAATGCCAAATTCATTATTACAGGAGATCCGAGCCAGATAGATTTACCACCAAAACAACAGTCAGGACTTAAAGAAGCTATGAGAATCCTGAAAGACGTTAAGGAAATTGGCTTTGTTCATCTTACGGAAGAAGATGTGGTAAGACATCCTGTGGTAAAAAAGATTATTTTAGCATACAATGAAGAAGATAAAAGACTGAAAGATTAA
- a CDS encoding porin family protein, whose product MKKILLIAAAAVVSANLSAQETRFGAKAGYSLSTLKYKDGGESEGSDPLHTFYVGGLVEHKLSDKFALQGEVLYSPLGGKLDAAEGTDEAMVGAKAKITFGTLMVPISAKYFITEGLSVSAGASFGFILSAKTKYDVNVGLGLPGLDVSIGDEVDIKDQTNTLNIAPFLGAEYALENGLFFDARYNMGVSNLAKDSGDGKLTNSFLQVGVGFKFGGN is encoded by the coding sequence ATGAAAAAAATTTTACTTATTGCAGCAGCGGCTGTAGTTAGCGCTAATCTAAGCGCTCAAGAAACAAGATTCGGGGCTAAAGCCGGTTACTCACTTTCAACTTTAAAATATAAAGACGGGGGAGAATCTGAAGGTTCTGATCCTTTACATACTTTCTATGTAGGAGGTTTGGTAGAGCATAAACTAAGCGATAAGTTTGCGCTTCAGGGAGAAGTTTTGTATTCTCCGCTTGGAGGTAAGCTGGATGCAGCAGAAGGTACTGACGAAGCAATGGTTGGAGCAAAAGCAAAGATTACTTTTGGAACATTAATGGTTCCGATTTCTGCTAAATATTTCATTACTGAAGGTTTATCAGTTTCTGCAGGGGCAAGTTTCGGATTTATCCTTTCTGCAAAAACAAAGTATGATGTTAATGTAGGACTTGGTTTACCAGGACTTGATGTTTCAATCGGTGACGAAGTTGATATCAAAGATCAGACGAATACTTTGAATATAGCTCCTTTCCTTGGTGCTGAATATGCATTGGAAAACGGGTTATTCTTCGACGCAAGATACAACATGGGAGTATCTAACTTAGCTAAAGACTCTGGTGATGGAAAGTTAACTAACAGCTTCCTTCAGGTAGGTGTTGGTTTCAAATTCGGAGGAAACTAG